TCTTTCAGTGAAAGAACGATTTATCGTCTTCTTGAAACAATCGGAGCAAACAGAGAAGAAATCATCTCAGATATTCAGGATAGAATCTTTGATAGGTATGATTTTGATCTCACCGACATCAACATGGACTGGACCAGTATAGTTCTTCACGGAAATAAAGCAGAACTTGGTAAATATGGATATAGTCGGGATCACAGACCTGACAAAAAACAGATAACTATTGGATTGGCTGAACTGGCTAATCCAATCAATATTCCGATAGGAATGACTGTTGAACCCGGAAATCTCAACGATCAGAAACATTTCAAAAAGACGTATCTTCAGGTAAAAGATAGATTAAAAGAAGATTCTCTAGTAATATTTGACAAAGGTGCAAACAGCATTGATAATACTCAGATGATTCGCTCCGATAACCTGCAGTATATCACAGGAAAGAAGCTTAACAAAAGTGATGATAAGATAATTGCAAAATTCGAAGAATATAGTCCTGAAATTATTGATGATGAAGCCGGCATTCGCGGCATTAAAATTGTGAAACCAAACAGCATCAATTACTTCTATTTTTCAAAGAAACTTCAGAAAGAACAACTTGAATCCAGGGCGAGAAAAGTTGTGAAACAGATTAAGGAAGCAAAAACGATTCAGGAATGTATTGAAAAAAATAAAAAACTCCCTAAGAAGTTTCGTATAAATAATTTGCTTGTTGATGTTGATTATTCCATCCAGACAAAACTTGTTCAAATTTCAGAGGATGAAGCTGTAAAACTCCTTGAAGATAAATTAATCACTGGCAGAGAAGGATTTTTCTGTCTGAAATCAAGTAAGAATTTGACACTTGTTGAGGCCCTAAATACATATCGAAAAAAAGACTCGATTGAGAAGATATTCCACTCTTTAAAGAATGAAATTGAAATTAAACCATTGAGAGTCTGGACAGATAACAGCATTTATGGTGCGTTAATCATCGGATTTATTGCACAGCTTTTTATTTCACTGATTCGATTTGAAATCCCGGAAATGAAGCATACATCTACAAAATTCATAAAAAAATCATTATCGAATTTGACAGTTACCATTGATTTGTGGAAAAGAAAGACAAAAAAGTACATTCACTCGAATTTTGACTCCATAAATACGAAGATTTTACTCTATGACTGGGGCATTTCATGATTTTAAAG
The genomic region above belongs to Methanomicrobium antiquum and contains:
- a CDS encoding IS1634 family transposase gives rise to the protein MQTKLRTYVVEPNDNISFPIGIILLVKTLYEILNFSEIFGKHKKKGISIDDLLIALISYKLTDNFSIKRSHGWINRLEVLQIFNLISFSERTIYRLLETIGANREEIISDIQDRIFDRYDFDLTDINMDWTSIVLHGNKAELGKYGYSRDHRPDKKQITIGLAELANPINIPIGMTVEPGNLNDQKHFKKTYLQVKDRLKEDSLVIFDKGANSIDNTQMIRSDNLQYITGKKLNKSDDKIIAKFEEYSPEIIDDEAGIRGIKIVKPNSINYFYFSKKLQKEQLESRARKVVKQIKEAKTIQECIEKNKKLPKKFRINNLLVDVDYSIQTKLVQISEDEAVKLLEDKLITGREGFFCLKSSKNLTLVEALNTYRKKDSIEKIFHSLKNEIEIKPLRVWTDNSIYGALIIGFIAQLFISLIRFEIPEMKHTSTKFIKKSLSNLTVTIDLWKRKTKKYIHSNFDSINTKILLYDWGIS